The following coding sequences are from one Streptomyces venezuelae window:
- a CDS encoding condensation domain-containing protein — protein sequence MWPLSPLQEGLLFHADFDDRGPDVYAVQFLLDVTGPLDPDRLRASWKTLLDRHAALRASFHRRKSGEAVQLITRNVPLPWREVDLTDLTEPQHTTGQNATSQGMTEQDMTDRAEKLAAQERAQRLDLTVPPLLRLLLLRLGTERHRLVVTSHHLLMDGWSMPVLLNELSQVYEAGGGPPVLKRAASYGEYLAWLGRQDKEAARTAWRAELAGADEPTLVAPADPSGALVLPEETPLRLSEDDTRALTETGRAHGLTVNTLVQGAWALVLARLTGRTDVVFGATVAGRPAELPGVESMIGLLINTLPVRVRLDGAQPVAELLSGLQERQSALIAHQHLGLAEIQKLAGPGAVFDTLVVYENYPTPPARPTTPDLPAFTASAGHQATNYPVTLGILATDRHLHVHVTSRPDLIPQEQAAELGRRLIRVLRQIATDPTTPTARIDVLDTPERERVVRTWNDTHRPLPGTSVLHDFEHWAARSPDAVAMRCGEEVVSYGELEARANGLARCLVGLGVGPESCVGLCLPRGVGMVVGSWRCGRRAVRSFRWIRSIRLTGCRSWWPTVVRGSL from the coding sequence GTGTGGCCCCTGTCGCCACTGCAGGAAGGGCTGCTGTTCCACGCGGACTTCGACGACCGGGGCCCCGACGTCTACGCCGTCCAGTTCCTCCTGGACGTGACAGGACCCCTGGACCCGGACCGGCTTCGCGCCTCCTGGAAGACGCTCCTCGACCGGCACGCGGCACTGCGGGCCAGCTTCCACCGCAGGAAGTCCGGCGAGGCGGTACAGCTCATCACCCGCAACGTGCCGCTGCCCTGGCGCGAGGTCGACCTCACGGACCTCACCGAGCCGCAGCACACGACCGGCCAGAACGCGACCAGCCAGGGCATGACCGAGCAGGACATGACCGACCGGGCGGAGAAGCTCGCCGCCCAGGAACGTGCCCAGCGCCTGGACCTGACCGTCCCCCCGCTGCTCCGCCTCCTCCTGCTCCGCCTCGGCACGGAACGGCACCGCCTCGTCGTGACCTCCCACCACCTCCTGATGGACGGCTGGTCGATGCCGGTCCTCCTGAACGAGCTCTCACAGGTGTACGAGGCGGGCGGCGGCCCGCCCGTACTGAAGCGCGCGGCCTCCTACGGTGAGTACCTGGCGTGGCTGGGACGCCAGGACAAGGAGGCCGCGCGCACGGCATGGCGTGCGGAGCTGGCCGGAGCCGACGAGCCGACGCTCGTGGCACCCGCGGACCCGAGCGGCGCGCTCGTCCTGCCGGAGGAGACACCCCTGCGCCTGTCCGAGGACGACACGCGGGCCCTGACGGAGACGGGCCGCGCCCATGGACTCACCGTGAACACGCTGGTGCAGGGCGCGTGGGCCCTGGTGCTCGCCCGCCTCACCGGACGCACGGACGTCGTCTTCGGCGCGACCGTAGCGGGCCGCCCCGCGGAACTTCCCGGCGTGGAGTCGATGATCGGCCTGCTGATCAACACGCTGCCGGTGCGCGTACGCCTCGACGGCGCGCAGCCCGTCGCCGAGCTGCTGAGCGGCCTACAGGAGCGCCAGTCCGCCCTCATCGCCCACCAGCACCTCGGCCTGGCGGAGATCCAGAAGCTCGCCGGCCCGGGAGCTGTCTTCGACACCCTCGTGGTCTACGAGAACTACCCCACGCCGCCCGCCCGCCCGACCACCCCCGACCTCCCCGCCTTCACCGCCTCGGCGGGCCACCAGGCGACCAACTACCCGGTGACCCTCGGCATCCTCGCCACCGACCGCCACCTCCACGTGCACGTCACGTCCCGGCCGGACCTCATCCCCCAGGAGCAGGCCGCCGAGCTGGGCCGACGCCTCATCCGCGTCCTCCGGCAGATCGCGACCGACCCGACGACACCGACGGCCCGCATCGACGTCCTGGACACACCGGAGCGCGAACGCGTCGTCCGTACGTGGAACGACACGCACCGTCCGCTGCCGGGCACCTCCGTCCTGCACGACTTCGAGCACTGGGCAGCCCGTTCACCTGATGCGGTGGCGATGCGGTGTGGTGAAGAGGTTGTGTCGTACGGGGAGTTGGAGGCGAGGGCGAACGGGTTGGCCCGGTGTTTGGTGGGGTTGGGGGTGGGTCCGGAGTCGTGTGTGGGGCTGTGTCTGCCGCGTGGGGTGGGCATGGTGGTGGGGAGTTGGCGGTGTGGAAGGCGGGCGGTGCGTTCGTTCCGCTGGATCCGGAGTATCCGGCTGACCGGTTGTCGTTCATGGTGGCCGACAGTGGTGCGCGGGTCGTTGTGA
- a CDS encoding condensation domain-containing protein, whose protein sequence is MTRSVVEDVWPLSPLQEGLLFHAAFDDRGPDVYQGQRMLELVGPLDTDRLRRTWEALLARHGALRASFRGRKSGEAVQVIAREAELPWRVMDVSGLAEDEALAETDRLAADERARRFDPAVAPLLRLLLVRLGDARHRLVVTSHHVVMDGWSMAVLFNELPAVYAEGGHTRALPRVTSYREYLAWLNRQDKEAARDAWRAELAGADEPTLVAPADPGRAPVAPESLITYLSEELTAGLAQLARKLGVTVNTVIQGAWALVLARLAGRTDVVFGATAAGRPAELPGVEAMIGLFINTLPVRVRLDGAQPVAEMLTALQRRQAGLMAHQHLGLPEIQRLAGLGSVFDTIIVYENYPRPPEREPAPDTFAIRFLGGEEAAHYPLTLVVAPEGDRMGFKLDHRPDLYDRADARSVVDRLTRVLEQVVADPSAPVGRVDVAGETERSLVVEEWNATRRPVTAGSVPELLARQTRRTPAAVAVTDGERSLSYAELEDSAARLARHLTHVGVRRGDRVAVAMERSADLIVALLAVWRAGAAFVPVDVEYPAERVAFLLQDSAPAAVVCTRLTSGSVPEDAAGGRRVVVDDPETTSVLAGCRADGPGVWVGGGDVAYVMYTSGSSGVPKGVVVPHGAVAGLVGVRVGRWVLVMRC, encoded by the coding sequence ATGACCCGCTCCGTAGTCGAGGACGTCTGGCCGCTGTCGCCGTTGCAGGAAGGCCTCCTGTTCCACGCGGCCTTCGACGACCGGGGACCGGACGTCTACCAGGGGCAGCGCATGCTGGAGCTGGTCGGCCCCCTGGACACGGACCGCCTGCGCAGGACGTGGGAGGCGCTGCTGGCCAGGCACGGCGCGCTGCGGGCGAGCTTCCGTGGCCGCAAGTCCGGCGAGGCCGTGCAGGTCATCGCGCGCGAGGCGGAACTGCCCTGGCGGGTCATGGACGTCTCCGGTCTCGCGGAGGACGAGGCGCTCGCCGAGACCGACCGGCTGGCCGCGGACGAACGCGCACGGCGCTTCGACCCGGCGGTCGCCCCCTTGCTGCGGCTTCTCCTCGTCCGGCTCGGCGACGCGCGGCACCGCCTGGTCGTCACCAGCCATCACGTCGTCATGGACGGCTGGTCCATGGCCGTGCTCTTCAACGAGCTCCCCGCCGTGTACGCGGAGGGAGGCCATACGCGTGCCCTGCCGCGCGTGACGTCCTACCGTGAGTACCTGGCCTGGCTGAACCGCCAGGACAAGGAGGCTGCGCGGGACGCCTGGCGGGCCGAGCTCGCCGGGGCCGACGAGCCGACCCTGGTGGCACCGGCCGACCCGGGCCGGGCCCCCGTCGCCCCGGAGAGCCTGATCACCTACCTCTCCGAGGAACTGACCGCGGGCCTCGCGCAGCTGGCCCGCAAGCTCGGGGTCACCGTGAACACCGTGATCCAGGGAGCGTGGGCACTGGTCCTCGCCCGCCTCGCCGGGCGCACGGACGTCGTGTTCGGTGCGACGGCGGCGGGCCGCCCTGCCGAACTGCCCGGCGTGGAAGCGATGATCGGCCTGTTCATCAACACGCTCCCGGTCCGCGTACGTCTCGACGGCGCGCAGCCCGTGGCGGAGATGCTCACCGCCCTGCAGCGGCGCCAGGCCGGCCTCATGGCCCACCAGCACCTCGGACTGCCCGAGATCCAGCGGCTCGCCGGTCTCGGATCGGTCTTCGACACGATCATCGTGTACGAGAACTACCCGCGGCCCCCGGAACGGGAGCCCGCGCCCGACACCTTCGCCATCCGCTTCCTCGGCGGCGAGGAGGCGGCGCACTACCCGCTGACGCTCGTCGTCGCCCCCGAGGGCGACCGCATGGGCTTCAAGCTCGACCACCGCCCCGATCTCTACGACCGCGCCGACGCCCGGTCGGTCGTCGACCGGTTGACACGCGTCCTCGAACAGGTGGTGGCGGACCCGTCGGCACCGGTGGGCCGCGTCGACGTGGCCGGGGAGACCGAACGGTCACTGGTCGTCGAGGAGTGGAACGCGACCCGGAGGCCGGTGACGGCCGGGTCGGTGCCGGAACTGCTCGCCCGCCAGACGCGCCGCACACCTGCCGCGGTCGCCGTGACGGACGGCGAACGATCCCTGTCGTACGCGGAGTTGGAGGACTCCGCCGCACGCCTCGCGCGGCATCTGACGCACGTCGGGGTGCGGCGCGGGGACCGCGTCGCGGTGGCGATGGAGCGTTCGGCCGACCTGATCGTGGCGTTGCTGGCGGTGTGGCGGGCGGGGGCGGCGTTCGTGCCGGTGGATGTGGAGTATCCGGCGGAGCGGGTCGCGTTTCTGTTGCAGGACTCGGCGCCCGCTGCGGTGGTGTGCACCCGGCTCACGAGCGGGTCCGTCCCGGAGGACGCGGCCGGTGGCCGACGCGTGGTGGTGGATGACCCGGAGACCACTTCTGTCCTCGCCGGGTGTCGTGCGGATGGTCCTGGGGTGTGGGTGGGTGGGGGTGATGTGGCGTATGTGATGTACACGTCGGGGTCGTCGGGGGTGCCGAAGGGTGTGGTGGTGCCGCATGGGGCGGTGGCGGGTCTGGTGGGGGTTCGGGTTGGTCGGTGGGTGCTGGTGATGCGGTGTTGA
- a CDS encoding condensation domain-containing protein — protein sequence MGREPRTDVERVLCVLFAEVLGLERVGVEDGFFELGGDSISSMQLASRARRAGLVVTPRQVFEEKTPEGIAAVVRRTDEARTAVDIGVGDVPWTPVMRASGERAARPGFAQWVVLAVPGGLGADILAAGLSAVLDTHDMLRARTVPGEARFTVGERGSVDAASLVSRVDAVRAGAETVRELTERAAGDAAGRLDPVSGAMVRAVWVDTGPERVGQLVFVAHHLVVDGVSWRVLVPDLRVACEAAAEGRVPELDPVGASFRRWAELLAAEAVTEKRVAELDGWLHLLGEAGTRAQLARRELDSCVDTVGTLRRHTWTVPPEQTETLLNRTPTAFHCGVDDILLAALAGAVAHWRPEAAAGLLVDVEGHGREPLGGHDVDLSRTVGWFAATHPVRLDTSGIDLVEARAGGPAAGALLKSVKEQLRALPGGDGLGYELLRHLNPRTAPVLRTRPAPDIGFNYMGRFASDVRASSADGAWQVRGETAIGGSSDPDTPLRHLVDAGAMVQDAPGGGRPELTLTLSRPAHLVTDDEAAELGRTWLELLGGLAAHTDAPASGGHTPSDFPLLDLAQDEVDEFEGTPGPTAGPEPS from the coding sequence ATGGGCCGTGAGCCGCGTACCGATGTCGAGCGGGTGCTGTGTGTGCTGTTCGCCGAGGTGTTGGGGCTGGAGCGGGTCGGTGTCGAGGACGGGTTCTTCGAGCTGGGCGGTGACTCCATCAGCTCCATGCAGTTGGCGTCGCGGGCGCGCCGCGCGGGGCTCGTCGTCACACCCCGGCAGGTGTTCGAGGAGAAGACGCCGGAAGGCATCGCGGCCGTCGTGCGGCGGACCGACGAGGCACGCACGGCGGTGGACATCGGCGTGGGCGACGTGCCGTGGACGCCGGTCATGCGGGCGTCGGGGGAGCGGGCGGCGCGGCCGGGGTTCGCGCAGTGGGTGGTGCTGGCGGTGCCGGGCGGTCTCGGAGCGGACATTCTGGCGGCGGGCCTCTCGGCCGTGCTGGACACGCACGACATGCTGCGGGCCCGGACCGTTCCCGGCGAGGCGCGGTTCACGGTGGGGGAGCGTGGTTCGGTCGACGCGGCTTCGCTGGTGTCGCGCGTGGACGCGGTGAGGGCCGGGGCCGAAACGGTGCGGGAGCTGACGGAGCGTGCCGCGGGGGACGCGGCGGGGCGACTGGATCCGGTGTCCGGAGCGATGGTGCGGGCGGTGTGGGTGGACACGGGGCCCGAGCGGGTCGGGCAACTCGTTTTCGTCGCGCACCACTTGGTGGTGGACGGCGTGTCGTGGCGGGTGCTGGTGCCGGATCTGCGGGTGGCGTGCGAGGCGGCGGCCGAGGGGCGGGTGCCGGAGCTGGATCCGGTGGGCGCGTCGTTCCGGCGCTGGGCCGAGCTGCTGGCCGCGGAGGCCGTGACGGAGAAGCGGGTCGCGGAACTCGACGGCTGGCTGCACCTGCTCGGCGAGGCCGGAACCCGGGCCCAGCTCGCACGGCGGGAGCTGGACTCGTGCGTCGACACGGTCGGCACCCTGCGCCGGCACACCTGGACGGTGCCGCCCGAGCAGACGGAGACGCTGCTGAACAGGACGCCGACCGCGTTCCACTGCGGAGTCGACGACATCCTGCTGGCCGCCCTGGCCGGTGCGGTCGCGCACTGGCGGCCCGAGGCGGCCGCGGGCCTCCTGGTCGACGTCGAGGGGCACGGCCGCGAACCGTTAGGCGGGCATGACGTGGACCTGTCGCGCACGGTCGGCTGGTTCGCCGCCACCCACCCCGTCCGCCTGGACACCTCGGGGATCGACCTCGTCGAGGCCCGAGCGGGCGGCCCCGCGGCGGGCGCGCTCCTGAAGTCGGTCAAGGAGCAGCTGCGCGCGCTCCCGGGCGGCGACGGGCTCGGCTACGAGCTTCTGCGCCACCTGAACCCGCGGACCGCACCCGTACTCCGTACCCGTCCTGCCCCGGACATCGGCTTCAACTACATGGGACGGTTCGCGTCCGACGTACGCGCATCCTCGGCGGACGGCGCCTGGCAGGTGCGGGGCGAGACGGCCATCGGCGGCTCGTCCGACCCCGACACGCCACTGCGGCACCTCGTGGACGCGGGCGCGATGGTCCAGGACGCCCCGGGAGGAGGACGGCCGGAACTCACGCTCACCCTCAGTCGGCCCGCGCACCTCGTGACGGACGACGAGGCCGCGGAGCTCGGCCGGACCTGGCTGGAGCTCCTGGGCGGCCTGGCCGCCCACACCGACGCACCCGCCTCGGGCGGCCACACGCCCTCCGACTTCCCCCTCCTCGATCTGGCGCAGGACGAAGTCGACGAATTCGAGGGGACACCGGGCCCGACCGCGGGCCCGGAACCCTCCTGA